Proteins encoded in a region of the Suricata suricatta isolate VVHF042 chromosome 10, meerkat_22Aug2017_6uvM2_HiC, whole genome shotgun sequence genome:
- the NCAPH2 gene encoding condensin-2 complex subunit H2 isoform X1 produces the protein MEDVEARFAHLLQPIRDLTKNWEVDVAAQLGEYLEELDQICISFDEGKTTMNFIEAALLIQGSACVYSKKVEYLYSLVYQALDFISGKKRAKQLSSVREPGAVGDASSGAPQEAEDQFLSLDDLPDSRANVDLRSDLAPREVLIVPLLPLALVAPDEMEKSVSPLYSCQGEVLASRKDFRMNTCTPHPRGAFMLEPVGISPMENQKEAERAEEQPMEVPVCSPAPVLSVSPEPGTSPAGPLPGGGEEDEDADRAAGLPEAMAPDVPPEPREPRSPQQIEAQPSRRALRERREPTLLLKETPDPWESLDPFDSLDAKPFKKGRPYSVPPCVEEVPGQKRKRKGVSKLQDFHQWYLAAYAEHADSRRPRRKGPSFADMEVLYWKHVKEQLETLRKLQRREMAERWLPRPEEGLWPVEEDRLEDSLEDLGAAADDFLEPEEYAEPQEAKPGEAADLEAEAVPASLSYEELVRRNVELFIATSQKFVQETELSERIRHWEDTVQPLLQEQEQHVPFDIHTYGDQVVSRFSQLNQWCPFAELVAGQPAFEVCRSMLASLQLANDHTVEITQQPGLEAAVDTMSLRLLTHQRAHKRFQTYAAPSMAQP, from the exons ATGGAAGACGTGGAGGCGCGCTTCGCCCATCTGCTGCAGCCCATCCGCGACCTCACTAAGAACTGGGAGGTGGACGTGGCGGCCCAGCTGGGCGAATATCTAGAGGAG CTGGACCAGATCTGCATTTCTTTTGACGAAGGGAAAACCACCATGAACTTCATTGAAGCAGCGCTGTTGATCCAGGGCTCTGCCTGTGTCTACAGTAAGAAG GTGGAGTACCTGTACTCGCTGGTCTACCAGGCCCTCGATTTCATCTCCGGCAAGAA GCGGGCCAAGCAGCTCTCCTCGGTGCGGGAACCTGGGGCCGTTGGGGACGCCAGCTCCGGGGCCCCCCAGGAGGCAGAGGACCAG TTCCTGTCGCTAGATGACCTCCCTGACTCCCGTGCTAACGTGGATCTGAGGAGTGACCTGGCTCCCCGT GAGGTCCTCATCGTCCCTCTCCTGCCCTTGGCCCTCGTGGCCCCGGATGAGATGGAGAAGAGTGTCAGCCCCCTGTACAG CTGTCAGGGGGAGGTCCTGGCCAGTCGGAAGGATTTCAGGATGAACACATGCACCCCCCATCCCAGAGGAGCCTTCATGTTGGAGCCGGTGGGCATATCCCCAATGGAGAACCAGAAGG AGGCCGAGAGGGCTGAGGAGCAGCCCATGGAAGTTCCTGTGTGCAGTCCCGCTCCTGTGCTCAGCGTGTCCCCGGAGCCAG GTACCTCTCCAGCAGGCCCGCTACCTGGAGGTGGTGAGGAGGATGAGGATGCAGACAGGGCAGCGGGGCTCCCGGAGGCCATGGCCCCCGATGTCCCTCCAGAGCCCCGGGAGCCCCGGAGCCCGCAGCAG ATCGAGGCGCAGCCTAGCAGGCGTGCACTGCGGGAGCGACGGGAGCCCACGCTCCTGCTGAAG GAAACCCCAGACCCCTGGGAGAGCCTGGATCCCTTTGACTCCCTGGACGCTAAGCCCTTCAAAAAAG GTAGGCCCTACTCTGTGCCCCCCTGCGTGGAGGAGGTTCCAGGACAGAAGCGCAAGAGGAAGGGTGTCTCCAAGCTGCAGGACTTCCACCAGTGGTACCTGGCTGCCT ATGCTGAGCAcgctgacagcaggaggcctcgGCGAAAGGGTCCGTCCTTTGCAG ACATGGAAGTCCTATACTGGAAGCACGTGAAGGAGCAGCTGGAGACCCTCCGGAAGCTGCAGAGGAGGGAG ATGGCAGAGCGCTGGCTGCCAAGGCCTGAGGAGGGGCTATGGCCTGTGGAAGAGGACCGCCTGGAGGATTCCCTAGAAGATCTGGGGGCAGCAG CAGATGACTTTCTAGAGCCTGAGGAGTATGCAGAGCCTCAGGAGGCAAAGCCTGGGGAAGCCGCAGACCTGG AAGCAGAGGCCGTGCCAGCATCCCTGAGCTATGAAGAGCTGGTCCGCAGGAATGTG GAGCTCTTCATCGCCACGTCTCAGAAGTTTGTGCAGGAGACGGAGCTGAGTGAGCGCATCAGGCACTGGGAAGACACTGTCCAGCCCCTGCTCCAGGAGCAG GAACAGCATGTACCCTTTGACATCCACACCTATGGGGACCAGGTGGTCTCAAGGTTCAGCCAGCTCAACCAGTGGTGTCCGTTTGCGGAGCTAGTAGCTGGCCAGCCTGCCTTCGAGGTGTGTCGCTCCATGCTGGCTTCCCTGCAGCTG GCTAACGACCACACAGTGGAGATCACCCAGCAGCCGGGGCTGGAGGCAGCTGTGGACACCATGTCCCTGAGACTCCTCACCCACCAGCGGGCCCACAAGCGCTTCCAGACGTACGCTGCCCCCTCCATGGCCCAGCCCTGA
- the NCAPH2 gene encoding condensin-2 complex subunit H2 isoform X2 has protein sequence MEDVEARFAHLLQPIRDLTKNWEVDVAAQLGEYLEELDQICISFDEGKTTMNFIEAALLIQGSACVYSKKVEYLYSLVYQALDFISGKKRAKQLSSVREPGAVGDASSGAPQEAEDQFLSLDDLPDSRANVDLRSDLAPREVLIVPLLPLALVAPDEMEKSVSPLYSCQGEVLASRKDFRMNTCTPHPRGAFMLEPVGISPMENQKEAERAEEQPMEVPVCSPAPVLSVSPEPGTSPAGPLPGGGEEDEDADRAAGLPEAMAPDVPPEPREPRSPQQIEAQPSRRALRERREPTLLLKETPDPWESLDPFDSLDAKPFKKGRPYSVPPCVEEVPGQKRKRKGVSKLQDFHQWYLAAYAEHADSRRPRRKGPSFADMEVLYWKHVKEQLETLRKLQRREMAERWLPRPEEGLWPVEEDRLEDSLEDLGAADDFLEPEEYAEPQEAKPGEAADLEAEAVPASLSYEELVRRNVELFIATSQKFVQETELSERIRHWEDTVQPLLQEQEQHVPFDIHTYGDQVVSRFSQLNQWCPFAELVAGQPAFEVCRSMLASLQLANDHTVEITQQPGLEAAVDTMSLRLLTHQRAHKRFQTYAAPSMAQP, from the exons ATGGAAGACGTGGAGGCGCGCTTCGCCCATCTGCTGCAGCCCATCCGCGACCTCACTAAGAACTGGGAGGTGGACGTGGCGGCCCAGCTGGGCGAATATCTAGAGGAG CTGGACCAGATCTGCATTTCTTTTGACGAAGGGAAAACCACCATGAACTTCATTGAAGCAGCGCTGTTGATCCAGGGCTCTGCCTGTGTCTACAGTAAGAAG GTGGAGTACCTGTACTCGCTGGTCTACCAGGCCCTCGATTTCATCTCCGGCAAGAA GCGGGCCAAGCAGCTCTCCTCGGTGCGGGAACCTGGGGCCGTTGGGGACGCCAGCTCCGGGGCCCCCCAGGAGGCAGAGGACCAG TTCCTGTCGCTAGATGACCTCCCTGACTCCCGTGCTAACGTGGATCTGAGGAGTGACCTGGCTCCCCGT GAGGTCCTCATCGTCCCTCTCCTGCCCTTGGCCCTCGTGGCCCCGGATGAGATGGAGAAGAGTGTCAGCCCCCTGTACAG CTGTCAGGGGGAGGTCCTGGCCAGTCGGAAGGATTTCAGGATGAACACATGCACCCCCCATCCCAGAGGAGCCTTCATGTTGGAGCCGGTGGGCATATCCCCAATGGAGAACCAGAAGG AGGCCGAGAGGGCTGAGGAGCAGCCCATGGAAGTTCCTGTGTGCAGTCCCGCTCCTGTGCTCAGCGTGTCCCCGGAGCCAG GTACCTCTCCAGCAGGCCCGCTACCTGGAGGTGGTGAGGAGGATGAGGATGCAGACAGGGCAGCGGGGCTCCCGGAGGCCATGGCCCCCGATGTCCCTCCAGAGCCCCGGGAGCCCCGGAGCCCGCAGCAG ATCGAGGCGCAGCCTAGCAGGCGTGCACTGCGGGAGCGACGGGAGCCCACGCTCCTGCTGAAG GAAACCCCAGACCCCTGGGAGAGCCTGGATCCCTTTGACTCCCTGGACGCTAAGCCCTTCAAAAAAG GTAGGCCCTACTCTGTGCCCCCCTGCGTGGAGGAGGTTCCAGGACAGAAGCGCAAGAGGAAGGGTGTCTCCAAGCTGCAGGACTTCCACCAGTGGTACCTGGCTGCCT ATGCTGAGCAcgctgacagcaggaggcctcgGCGAAAGGGTCCGTCCTTTGCAG ACATGGAAGTCCTATACTGGAAGCACGTGAAGGAGCAGCTGGAGACCCTCCGGAAGCTGCAGAGGAGGGAG ATGGCAGAGCGCTGGCTGCCAAGGCCTGAGGAGGGGCTATGGCCTGTGGAAGAGGACCGCCTGGAGGATTCCCTAGAAGATCTGGGGGCAGCAG ATGACTTTCTAGAGCCTGAGGAGTATGCAGAGCCTCAGGAGGCAAAGCCTGGGGAAGCCGCAGACCTGG AAGCAGAGGCCGTGCCAGCATCCCTGAGCTATGAAGAGCTGGTCCGCAGGAATGTG GAGCTCTTCATCGCCACGTCTCAGAAGTTTGTGCAGGAGACGGAGCTGAGTGAGCGCATCAGGCACTGGGAAGACACTGTCCAGCCCCTGCTCCAGGAGCAG GAACAGCATGTACCCTTTGACATCCACACCTATGGGGACCAGGTGGTCTCAAGGTTCAGCCAGCTCAACCAGTGGTGTCCGTTTGCGGAGCTAGTAGCTGGCCAGCCTGCCTTCGAGGTGTGTCGCTCCATGCTGGCTTCCCTGCAGCTG GCTAACGACCACACAGTGGAGATCACCCAGCAGCCGGGGCTGGAGGCAGCTGTGGACACCATGTCCCTGAGACTCCTCACCCACCAGCGGGCCCACAAGCGCTTCCAGACGTACGCTGCCCCCTCCATGGCCCAGCCCTGA
- the LOC115303352 gene encoding protein SCO2 homolog, mitochondrial encodes MLLLVWAPKAWHRLSHLKPSALLWTPRGKARHVRCRLLSSQGPGERGRQSRPQGPGLRTRLLITALFGAGLGGAWLAARAEKEQRRQQQRTEALRQAAVGQGDFSLLDHRGQARCKADFRGQWVLMYFGFTHCPDICPDELEKLVQVVQQLEAEPGLPPVQPVFITVDPERDTVAAMARYVQDFHPRLLGLTGSAEQVAQVSRSYRVYYSAGPKDEDQDYIVDHSIAIYLLDPDGLFTDYYSRARSAEQIADSVRRHMAAFRSVLH; translated from the coding sequence ATGCTGCTGCTGGTTTGGGCACCCAAGGCTTGGCACAGGCTCTCTCATCTCAAGCCCTCAGCCCTCCTTTGGACCCCAAGAGGCAAGGCCCGACATGTGAGGTGCCGGCTCCTGTCAAGTCAGGGccctggagagagaggcaggcagagccggccccagggccctgggcttcGAACCAGGCTGTTGATCACTGCCTTGTttggggctgggctgggtggggcctGGCTGGCCGCAAGGGCTGAGAAGGAGCAGCGGAGGCAGCAACAGCGGACTGAGGCTCTGCGCCAGGCGGCTGTGGGCCAGGGTGACTTCAGCCTGCTGGACCACCGGGGACAGGCTCGCTGCAAAGCCGACTTCCGGGGTCAGTGGGTGTTGATGTACTTTGGGTTCACTCACTGCCCCGACATCTGCCCAGACGAGCTGGAGAAACTGGTGCAGGTGGTACAGCAGCTGGAGGCCGAGCCTGGCCTACCCCCGGTGCAGCCTGTCTTCATTACTGTGGACCCCGAGCGGGACACCGTCGCAGCCATGGCCCGCTACGTACAGGACTTCCACCCACGGCTGCTGGGCCTGACCGGTTCCGCTGAGCAGGTGGCCCAAGTGAGCCGCAGCTACCGTGTGTACTACAGCGCCGGCCCCAAGGACGAGGACCAGGACTACATCGTGGACCACTCCATTGCCATCTACCTGCTCGACCCTGACGGCCTCTTCACAGACTACTATAGCCGGGCCAGGTCAGCAGAGCAGATTGCGGACAGCGTGCGGCGCCACATGGCTGCCTTCCGCAGCGTCCTGCACTGA
- the NCAPH2 gene encoding condensin-2 complex subunit H2 isoform X3: MEDVEARFAHLLQPIRDLTKNWEVDVAAQLGEYLEELDQICISFDEGKTTMNFIEAALLIQGSACVYSKKVEYLYSLVYQALDFISGKKRAKQLSSVREPGAVGDASSGAPQEAEDQFLSLDDLPDSRANVDLRSDLAPREVLIVPLLPLALVAPDEMEKSVSPLYSCQGEVLASRKDFRMNTCTPHPRGAFMLEPVGISPMENQKEAERAEEQPMEVPVCSPAPVLSVSPEPGTSPAGPLPGGGEEDEDADRAAGLPEAMAPDVPPEPREPRSPQQIEAQPSRRALRERREPTLLLKETPDPWESLDPFDSLDAKPFKKGRPYSVPPCVEEVPGQKRKRKGVSKLQDFHQWYLAAYAEHADSRRPRRKGPSFADMEVLYWKHVKEQLETLRKLQRREMAERWLPRPEEGLWPVEEDRLEDSLEDLGAAADDFLEPEEYAEPQEAKPGEAADLAEAVPASLSYEELVRRNVELFIATSQKFVQETELSERIRHWEDTVQPLLQEQEQHVPFDIHTYGDQVVSRFSQLNQWCPFAELVAGQPAFEVCRSMLASLQLANDHTVEITQQPGLEAAVDTMSLRLLTHQRAHKRFQTYAAPSMAQP, from the exons ATGGAAGACGTGGAGGCGCGCTTCGCCCATCTGCTGCAGCCCATCCGCGACCTCACTAAGAACTGGGAGGTGGACGTGGCGGCCCAGCTGGGCGAATATCTAGAGGAG CTGGACCAGATCTGCATTTCTTTTGACGAAGGGAAAACCACCATGAACTTCATTGAAGCAGCGCTGTTGATCCAGGGCTCTGCCTGTGTCTACAGTAAGAAG GTGGAGTACCTGTACTCGCTGGTCTACCAGGCCCTCGATTTCATCTCCGGCAAGAA GCGGGCCAAGCAGCTCTCCTCGGTGCGGGAACCTGGGGCCGTTGGGGACGCCAGCTCCGGGGCCCCCCAGGAGGCAGAGGACCAG TTCCTGTCGCTAGATGACCTCCCTGACTCCCGTGCTAACGTGGATCTGAGGAGTGACCTGGCTCCCCGT GAGGTCCTCATCGTCCCTCTCCTGCCCTTGGCCCTCGTGGCCCCGGATGAGATGGAGAAGAGTGTCAGCCCCCTGTACAG CTGTCAGGGGGAGGTCCTGGCCAGTCGGAAGGATTTCAGGATGAACACATGCACCCCCCATCCCAGAGGAGCCTTCATGTTGGAGCCGGTGGGCATATCCCCAATGGAGAACCAGAAGG AGGCCGAGAGGGCTGAGGAGCAGCCCATGGAAGTTCCTGTGTGCAGTCCCGCTCCTGTGCTCAGCGTGTCCCCGGAGCCAG GTACCTCTCCAGCAGGCCCGCTACCTGGAGGTGGTGAGGAGGATGAGGATGCAGACAGGGCAGCGGGGCTCCCGGAGGCCATGGCCCCCGATGTCCCTCCAGAGCCCCGGGAGCCCCGGAGCCCGCAGCAG ATCGAGGCGCAGCCTAGCAGGCGTGCACTGCGGGAGCGACGGGAGCCCACGCTCCTGCTGAAG GAAACCCCAGACCCCTGGGAGAGCCTGGATCCCTTTGACTCCCTGGACGCTAAGCCCTTCAAAAAAG GTAGGCCCTACTCTGTGCCCCCCTGCGTGGAGGAGGTTCCAGGACAGAAGCGCAAGAGGAAGGGTGTCTCCAAGCTGCAGGACTTCCACCAGTGGTACCTGGCTGCCT ATGCTGAGCAcgctgacagcaggaggcctcgGCGAAAGGGTCCGTCCTTTGCAG ACATGGAAGTCCTATACTGGAAGCACGTGAAGGAGCAGCTGGAGACCCTCCGGAAGCTGCAGAGGAGGGAG ATGGCAGAGCGCTGGCTGCCAAGGCCTGAGGAGGGGCTATGGCCTGTGGAAGAGGACCGCCTGGAGGATTCCCTAGAAGATCTGGGGGCAGCAG CAGATGACTTTCTAGAGCCTGAGGAGTATGCAGAGCCTCAGGAGGCAAAGCCTGGGGAAGCCGCAGACCTGG CAGAGGCCGTGCCAGCATCCCTGAGCTATGAAGAGCTGGTCCGCAGGAATGTG GAGCTCTTCATCGCCACGTCTCAGAAGTTTGTGCAGGAGACGGAGCTGAGTGAGCGCATCAGGCACTGGGAAGACACTGTCCAGCCCCTGCTCCAGGAGCAG GAACAGCATGTACCCTTTGACATCCACACCTATGGGGACCAGGTGGTCTCAAGGTTCAGCCAGCTCAACCAGTGGTGTCCGTTTGCGGAGCTAGTAGCTGGCCAGCCTGCCTTCGAGGTGTGTCGCTCCATGCTGGCTTCCCTGCAGCTG GCTAACGACCACACAGTGGAGATCACCCAGCAGCCGGGGCTGGAGGCAGCTGTGGACACCATGTCCCTGAGACTCCTCACCCACCAGCGGGCCCACAAGCGCTTCCAGACGTACGCTGCCCCCTCCATGGCCCAGCCCTGA
- the NCAPH2 gene encoding condensin-2 complex subunit H2 isoform X4 yields the protein MEDVEARFAHLLQPIRDLTKNWEVDVAAQLGEYLEELDQICISFDEGKTTMNFIEAALLIQGSACVYSKKVEYLYSLVYQALDFISGKKRAKQLSSVREPGAVGDASSGAPQEAEDQFLSLDDLPDSRANVDLRSDLAPREVLIVPLLPLALVAPDEMEKSVSPLYSCQGEVLASRKDFRMNTCTPHPRGAFMLEPVGISPMENQKEAERAEEQPMEVPVCSPAPVLSVSPEPGTSPAGPLPGGGEEDEDADRAAGLPEAMAPDVPPEPREPRSPQQIEAQPSRRALRERREPTLLLKETPDPWESLDPFDSLDAKPFKKGRPYSVPPCVEEVPGQKRKRKGVSKLQDFHQWYLAAYAEHADSRRPRRKGPSFADMEVLYWKHVKEQLETLRKLQRREMAERWLPRPEEGLWPVEEDRLEDSLEDLGAADDFLEPEEYAEPQEAKPGEAADLAEAVPASLSYEELVRRNVELFIATSQKFVQETELSERIRHWEDTVQPLLQEQEQHVPFDIHTYGDQVVSRFSQLNQWCPFAELVAGQPAFEVCRSMLASLQLANDHTVEITQQPGLEAAVDTMSLRLLTHQRAHKRFQTYAAPSMAQP from the exons ATGGAAGACGTGGAGGCGCGCTTCGCCCATCTGCTGCAGCCCATCCGCGACCTCACTAAGAACTGGGAGGTGGACGTGGCGGCCCAGCTGGGCGAATATCTAGAGGAG CTGGACCAGATCTGCATTTCTTTTGACGAAGGGAAAACCACCATGAACTTCATTGAAGCAGCGCTGTTGATCCAGGGCTCTGCCTGTGTCTACAGTAAGAAG GTGGAGTACCTGTACTCGCTGGTCTACCAGGCCCTCGATTTCATCTCCGGCAAGAA GCGGGCCAAGCAGCTCTCCTCGGTGCGGGAACCTGGGGCCGTTGGGGACGCCAGCTCCGGGGCCCCCCAGGAGGCAGAGGACCAG TTCCTGTCGCTAGATGACCTCCCTGACTCCCGTGCTAACGTGGATCTGAGGAGTGACCTGGCTCCCCGT GAGGTCCTCATCGTCCCTCTCCTGCCCTTGGCCCTCGTGGCCCCGGATGAGATGGAGAAGAGTGTCAGCCCCCTGTACAG CTGTCAGGGGGAGGTCCTGGCCAGTCGGAAGGATTTCAGGATGAACACATGCACCCCCCATCCCAGAGGAGCCTTCATGTTGGAGCCGGTGGGCATATCCCCAATGGAGAACCAGAAGG AGGCCGAGAGGGCTGAGGAGCAGCCCATGGAAGTTCCTGTGTGCAGTCCCGCTCCTGTGCTCAGCGTGTCCCCGGAGCCAG GTACCTCTCCAGCAGGCCCGCTACCTGGAGGTGGTGAGGAGGATGAGGATGCAGACAGGGCAGCGGGGCTCCCGGAGGCCATGGCCCCCGATGTCCCTCCAGAGCCCCGGGAGCCCCGGAGCCCGCAGCAG ATCGAGGCGCAGCCTAGCAGGCGTGCACTGCGGGAGCGACGGGAGCCCACGCTCCTGCTGAAG GAAACCCCAGACCCCTGGGAGAGCCTGGATCCCTTTGACTCCCTGGACGCTAAGCCCTTCAAAAAAG GTAGGCCCTACTCTGTGCCCCCCTGCGTGGAGGAGGTTCCAGGACAGAAGCGCAAGAGGAAGGGTGTCTCCAAGCTGCAGGACTTCCACCAGTGGTACCTGGCTGCCT ATGCTGAGCAcgctgacagcaggaggcctcgGCGAAAGGGTCCGTCCTTTGCAG ACATGGAAGTCCTATACTGGAAGCACGTGAAGGAGCAGCTGGAGACCCTCCGGAAGCTGCAGAGGAGGGAG ATGGCAGAGCGCTGGCTGCCAAGGCCTGAGGAGGGGCTATGGCCTGTGGAAGAGGACCGCCTGGAGGATTCCCTAGAAGATCTGGGGGCAGCAG ATGACTTTCTAGAGCCTGAGGAGTATGCAGAGCCTCAGGAGGCAAAGCCTGGGGAAGCCGCAGACCTGG CAGAGGCCGTGCCAGCATCCCTGAGCTATGAAGAGCTGGTCCGCAGGAATGTG GAGCTCTTCATCGCCACGTCTCAGAAGTTTGTGCAGGAGACGGAGCTGAGTGAGCGCATCAGGCACTGGGAAGACACTGTCCAGCCCCTGCTCCAGGAGCAG GAACAGCATGTACCCTTTGACATCCACACCTATGGGGACCAGGTGGTCTCAAGGTTCAGCCAGCTCAACCAGTGGTGTCCGTTTGCGGAGCTAGTAGCTGGCCAGCCTGCCTTCGAGGTGTGTCGCTCCATGCTGGCTTCCCTGCAGCTG GCTAACGACCACACAGTGGAGATCACCCAGCAGCCGGGGCTGGAGGCAGCTGTGGACACCATGTCCCTGAGACTCCTCACCCACCAGCGGGCCCACAAGCGCTTCCAGACGTACGCTGCCCCCTCCATGGCCCAGCCCTGA
- the NCAPH2 gene encoding condensin-2 complex subunit H2 isoform X5, with the protein MKHEHNPVYMNRHLKQVEYLYSLVYQALDFISGKKRAKQLSSVREPGAVGDASSGAPQEAEDQFLSLDDLPDSRANVDLRSDLAPREVLIVPLLPLALVAPDEMEKSVSPLYSCQGEVLASRKDFRMNTCTPHPRGAFMLEPVGISPMENQKEAERAEEQPMEVPVCSPAPVLSVSPEPGTSPAGPLPGGGEEDEDADRAAGLPEAMAPDVPPEPREPRSPQQIEAQPSRRALRERREPTLLLKETPDPWESLDPFDSLDAKPFKKGRPYSVPPCVEEVPGQKRKRKGVSKLQDFHQWYLAAYAEHADSRRPRRKGPSFADMEVLYWKHVKEQLETLRKLQRREMAERWLPRPEEGLWPVEEDRLEDSLEDLGAAADDFLEPEEYAEPQEAKPGEAADLEAEAVPASLSYEELVRRNVELFIATSQKFVQETELSERIRHWEDTVQPLLQEQEQHVPFDIHTYGDQVVSRFSQLNQWCPFAELVAGQPAFEVCRSMLASLQLANDHTVEITQQPGLEAAVDTMSLRLLTHQRAHKRFQTYAAPSMAQP; encoded by the exons ATGAAGCATGAACACAATCCTGtatacatgaacagacacttgaAACAG GTGGAGTACCTGTACTCGCTGGTCTACCAGGCCCTCGATTTCATCTCCGGCAAGAA GCGGGCCAAGCAGCTCTCCTCGGTGCGGGAACCTGGGGCCGTTGGGGACGCCAGCTCCGGGGCCCCCCAGGAGGCAGAGGACCAG TTCCTGTCGCTAGATGACCTCCCTGACTCCCGTGCTAACGTGGATCTGAGGAGTGACCTGGCTCCCCGT GAGGTCCTCATCGTCCCTCTCCTGCCCTTGGCCCTCGTGGCCCCGGATGAGATGGAGAAGAGTGTCAGCCCCCTGTACAG CTGTCAGGGGGAGGTCCTGGCCAGTCGGAAGGATTTCAGGATGAACACATGCACCCCCCATCCCAGAGGAGCCTTCATGTTGGAGCCGGTGGGCATATCCCCAATGGAGAACCAGAAGG AGGCCGAGAGGGCTGAGGAGCAGCCCATGGAAGTTCCTGTGTGCAGTCCCGCTCCTGTGCTCAGCGTGTCCCCGGAGCCAG GTACCTCTCCAGCAGGCCCGCTACCTGGAGGTGGTGAGGAGGATGAGGATGCAGACAGGGCAGCGGGGCTCCCGGAGGCCATGGCCCCCGATGTCCCTCCAGAGCCCCGGGAGCCCCGGAGCCCGCAGCAG ATCGAGGCGCAGCCTAGCAGGCGTGCACTGCGGGAGCGACGGGAGCCCACGCTCCTGCTGAAG GAAACCCCAGACCCCTGGGAGAGCCTGGATCCCTTTGACTCCCTGGACGCTAAGCCCTTCAAAAAAG GTAGGCCCTACTCTGTGCCCCCCTGCGTGGAGGAGGTTCCAGGACAGAAGCGCAAGAGGAAGGGTGTCTCCAAGCTGCAGGACTTCCACCAGTGGTACCTGGCTGCCT ATGCTGAGCAcgctgacagcaggaggcctcgGCGAAAGGGTCCGTCCTTTGCAG ACATGGAAGTCCTATACTGGAAGCACGTGAAGGAGCAGCTGGAGACCCTCCGGAAGCTGCAGAGGAGGGAG ATGGCAGAGCGCTGGCTGCCAAGGCCTGAGGAGGGGCTATGGCCTGTGGAAGAGGACCGCCTGGAGGATTCCCTAGAAGATCTGGGGGCAGCAG CAGATGACTTTCTAGAGCCTGAGGAGTATGCAGAGCCTCAGGAGGCAAAGCCTGGGGAAGCCGCAGACCTGG AAGCAGAGGCCGTGCCAGCATCCCTGAGCTATGAAGAGCTGGTCCGCAGGAATGTG GAGCTCTTCATCGCCACGTCTCAGAAGTTTGTGCAGGAGACGGAGCTGAGTGAGCGCATCAGGCACTGGGAAGACACTGTCCAGCCCCTGCTCCAGGAGCAG GAACAGCATGTACCCTTTGACATCCACACCTATGGGGACCAGGTGGTCTCAAGGTTCAGCCAGCTCAACCAGTGGTGTCCGTTTGCGGAGCTAGTAGCTGGCCAGCCTGCCTTCGAGGTGTGTCGCTCCATGCTGGCTTCCCTGCAGCTG GCTAACGACCACACAGTGGAGATCACCCAGCAGCCGGGGCTGGAGGCAGCTGTGGACACCATGTCCCTGAGACTCCTCACCCACCAGCGGGCCCACAAGCGCTTCCAGACGTACGCTGCCCCCTCCATGGCCCAGCCCTGA